A region of Thermobifida halotolerans DNA encodes the following proteins:
- a CDS encoding LysR family transcriptional regulator encodes MLDLRRLQVLHEFAVRGTIAATAAALGYTPSAVSQQLSALEREVGTQLLDRTARSAELTDAGRLLLGHAEQILAMVEAAESVLAAQTGAPRGRVTITAFPTAAVAFAPTLAHRLRAHDGMQLVLRQTSEGSGTRQVRTAEADISLIDDWSGRAPDSAAGTLRHYPLLRDPLVLAVPEGHRLADPSVPVDLTGLLDESWVTAPSSEPSRAAIDRLLSDVGGAPGAVWEFEGIGTIMSLVARGLGIAAVPSLSFVSPTPGLVHRGIPGAPAREVYAVVRATSVRCPAIEVTLRALHEAAEEVNRSLAAELGGPPPT; translated from the coding sequence ACCCCCTCCGCCGTCTCCCAGCAACTGTCGGCGCTGGAACGCGAGGTGGGCACGCAACTGCTGGACCGCACCGCGCGCAGCGCGGAACTGACCGACGCCGGACGGCTGCTGCTGGGCCACGCCGAACAGATCCTGGCCATGGTCGAGGCCGCCGAATCGGTGCTGGCCGCGCAGACCGGCGCGCCCCGCGGACGGGTCACCATCACCGCGTTCCCCACCGCGGCCGTCGCCTTCGCCCCGACCCTCGCGCACCGCCTGCGGGCCCACGACGGGATGCAACTGGTGCTGCGCCAGACCTCCGAGGGCAGCGGGACCCGCCAGGTCCGCACCGCGGAGGCCGACATCTCCCTCATCGACGACTGGTCGGGGCGCGCCCCCGACAGCGCGGCGGGCACCCTGCGGCACTACCCGCTGCTGCGCGACCCCCTGGTGCTCGCGGTGCCCGAGGGGCACCGCCTGGCCGATCCGTCCGTCCCCGTCGACCTGACCGGCCTCCTCGACGAGTCCTGGGTGACCGCCCCTTCGAGCGAACCCTCCCGCGCCGCCATCGACCGCCTGCTCAGCGACGTCGGCGGAGCCCCCGGAGCGGTCTGGGAGTTCGAGGGCATCGGCACCATCATGAGCCTGGTCGCCCGCGGCCTGGGCATCGCCGCGGTCCCCTCGCTGTCCTTCGTCTCGCCCACCCCCGGCCTGGTCCACCGCGGCATCCCCGGCGCCCCCGCCCGCGAGGTCTACGCCGTCGTGCGCGCCACGAGCGTGCGGTGCCCCGCCATCGAGGTCACCCTCCGGGCCCTGCACGAAGCGGCCGAGGAGGTCAACCGGTCCCTGGCCGCCGAACTGGGCGGACCGCCGCCCACCTGA
- a CDS encoding fused MFS/spermidine synthase, with protein sequence MLATAVVFLSSAVVLVLEVSVIRLVAPYSGDTLETYTAAIGVALAAIALGAKAGGDGADRWRAAPLLAALLILGGGGTLLARPVVLLLGPQLAGAGPITALLLVAFSIALPVALLSAVAPVVVKTQLADLEHGGSVVGRFSAWGTAGGLAGTVLTGYVLVAMLPVSTVLLVSGGAVVLLGLLFALRGGLPHGPRATFAMLGVCLVGGTLLVGVESPCDAETAYYCARVEADPERPSGRVLYLDDLRHGYVDLADPTHLEFAYTQWLGAAVDSQLPEGPVESLHVGGGAYTVPRWLAASRPGSTSTVLEVDPAVTELARQELDLRTGPGLTVVPGDARTSVVDLASDSRDLVVGDAFGGLSVPWHLTTREFAAQIRRVLRPEGLYVANVIDRGPRAFLAAQTATLGEVFTHVAVVAERGSLDSPAGGNHVVVASDAPLDTAALAEAVAAAPEAGALADGELLARWRSEGLVLTDDHAPVDQLLTPYLS encoded by the coding sequence ATGCTCGCCACGGCGGTGGTGTTCCTCTCCTCCGCGGTCGTGCTGGTCCTGGAGGTCTCGGTCATCCGCCTGGTCGCGCCCTACTCCGGGGACACCCTGGAGACCTACACCGCGGCGATCGGGGTCGCCCTGGCGGCGATCGCGCTGGGCGCCAAGGCCGGAGGCGACGGCGCGGACCGCTGGCGGGCCGCGCCGCTGCTGGCGGCACTGCTGATCCTCGGCGGCGGCGGCACCCTGCTGGCCCGTCCCGTCGTGCTCCTCCTGGGTCCGCAGCTCGCGGGCGCCGGACCGATCACCGCGCTGCTGCTGGTCGCCTTCAGCATCGCGCTCCCGGTCGCCCTGCTGTCCGCGGTCGCCCCCGTGGTGGTCAAGACCCAACTGGCGGACCTGGAGCACGGCGGAAGCGTCGTCGGCCGCTTCAGCGCGTGGGGCACCGCGGGGGGTCTCGCGGGAACCGTCCTGACCGGCTACGTGCTCGTCGCCATGCTCCCGGTCTCCACGGTGCTGCTGGTCAGCGGCGGCGCGGTGGTCCTGCTGGGCCTGCTGTTCGCGCTGCGCGGCGGACTGCCGCACGGCCCGCGCGCCACGTTCGCGATGCTCGGCGTCTGCCTGGTCGGCGGCACGCTGCTGGTCGGGGTGGAGTCCCCCTGCGACGCCGAGACCGCCTACTACTGCGCCCGGGTGGAGGCGGACCCCGAGCGCCCCAGCGGTCGGGTGCTGTACCTCGACGACCTGCGGCACGGCTACGTGGACCTGGCCGACCCCACCCACCTGGAGTTCGCCTACACGCAGTGGCTGGGCGCCGCCGTGGACTCCCAGCTCCCCGAGGGGCCGGTGGAGAGCCTGCACGTGGGCGGCGGCGCCTACACGGTGCCGCGCTGGCTGGCGGCCTCCCGCCCGGGGTCGACCAGCACGGTCCTCGAAGTCGACCCGGCCGTCACCGAACTGGCCCGGCAGGAGCTGGACCTGCGCACCGGTCCCGGCCTCACCGTGGTGCCGGGCGACGCCCGCACCTCGGTCGTGGACCTCGCCTCCGACAGTCGCGACCTGGTGGTGGGGGACGCGTTCGGAGGGCTGAGCGTTCCCTGGCACCTGACAACCCGGGAGTTCGCCGCCCAGATCCGGCGGGTCCTGCGCCCGGAGGGGCTGTACGTCGCCAACGTCATCGACCGCGGCCCCCGCGCGTTCCTCGCCGCCCAGACCGCGACGCTCGGCGAGGTCTTCACGCACGTGGCGGTGGTCGCGGAGCGCGGCAGCCTCGACTCCCCCGCCGGGGGCAACCACGTGGTCGTCGCCTCCGACGCGCCCCTGGACACCGCAGCCCTGGCCGAAGCGGTGGCGGCCGCCCCGGAGGCGGGCGCCCTCGCCGACGGTGAACTGCTCGCCCGGTGGCGCTCCGAGGGACTGGTCCTCACCGACGACCACGCCCCCGTGGACCAGTTGCTGACGCCCTACCTGTCCTGA